The Gillisia sp. Hel_I_86 genome has a segment encoding these proteins:
- a CDS encoding DUF302 domain-containing protein translates to MNYYFNKTVTGGFEDVIEIVKQELEKEGFGLLTEIDIKPTLKKKLDVDFRNYRILGACNAPFAHKALQAEDKVGTMLPCNVIVQELDKGKIEVAAVNPVASMQAIANTELEGIAGEIKEKLKRVIENI, encoded by the coding sequence ATGAATTATTATTTTAACAAAACCGTTACAGGTGGTTTTGAAGATGTAATTGAAATAGTTAAACAAGAACTAGAGAAAGAAGGATTCGGTCTCCTAACCGAGATCGATATTAAACCTACCCTTAAAAAGAAGCTGGATGTAGATTTTAGAAATTATAGGATTTTAGGAGCTTGCAACGCTCCCTTTGCCCATAAAGCCCTACAAGCTGAGGACAAAGTAGGCACCATGTTGCCCTGTAATGTTATTGTGCAGGAATTGGACAAAGGAAAAATAGAAGTGGCAGCCGTAAATCCCGTGGCTTCAATGCAAGCCATTGCTAATACTGAACTTGAAGGGATTGCCGGGGAAATTAAGGAAAAATTAAAAAGGGTAATCGAGAATATTTAA
- a CDS encoding vitamin K epoxide reductase family protein, with protein MGENNEGKKNKQNEHMQHGGMGSRGVARPMAEMETKKTSGNQSDQDKKEKKGKEEMGMDRMKMLHMHHEQTLWVYWAIILLGVWMVSSPFTFSYNVGTVEPSGGRELWLSLSERINYMKWSDILSGLLLIILGWRSLTPNRPVSIWICCFIGIWISMAPLIFWSPNAVGYYNSTIVGALIIALTILIPGMPNMINYMKMGGDVPPGWSYNPSSWPQRGIMIALAFIGWIASRYLGAFQMGYVGYAWDPFFGDGTLNVLNSKMSHSLPISDAALGTFAYTLEFLMGWMGGTSRWRTMPWMVTFFGILVIPLGFVSIFLVISQPLTVGAWCALCLFTAIVMLPMIPLQVDEVIAMGQHMVQRKQKGDSLWKVFWKGGDPITNKNDERSPELLELPQHPGKVFKASVWGMGFPWNLALVTVLGIWLMFSPAVFGVGIKASAADLNHLGGALVVVIAVVVMAEPLRIGRYLNILIGLAIAMLPWFIKDGNLALTISSTLTGLAVVGLSFPKGAIYQQYGLWGKYVK; from the coding sequence ATGGGGGAAAATAACGAGGGAAAAAAGAATAAACAAAATGAACATATGCAACATGGGGGAATGGGGAGCCGCGGCGTTGCAAGGCCGATGGCGGAAATGGAAACGAAAAAAACTTCTGGGAATCAAAGCGATCAGGATAAAAAGGAGAAAAAAGGGAAAGAAGAAATGGGCATGGATAGGATGAAAATGCTACATATGCACCATGAACAAACCTTATGGGTATACTGGGCGATTATTTTACTGGGCGTTTGGATGGTGTCTTCCCCATTTACTTTTAGCTATAATGTGGGAACAGTAGAACCCAGTGGGGGCAGGGAGTTGTGGCTAAGCTTAAGCGAGCGTATAAATTATATGAAATGGAGTGATATACTAAGCGGGTTGCTGCTTATTATCTTAGGATGGCGGTCCCTTACCCCCAATAGGCCTGTAAGCATATGGATTTGTTGTTTTATCGGGATATGGATAAGTATGGCACCCTTGATTTTCTGGTCTCCAAATGCTGTTGGCTATTATAACTCGACCATTGTGGGGGCATTGATCATTGCATTGACCATCCTTATTCCGGGAATGCCAAATATGATCAATTATATGAAAATGGGCGGGGATGTCCCGCCGGGTTGGTCCTATAACCCATCCAGTTGGCCGCAAAGAGGGATCATGATAGCCTTAGCTTTTATAGGTTGGATAGCTTCTCGCTACCTTGGTGCTTTTCAAATGGGATATGTGGGCTATGCATGGGACCCTTTCTTCGGGGATGGCACCTTAAATGTCCTCAATTCAAAAATGTCGCATTCACTTCCCATTTCTGATGCGGCCCTGGGAACTTTTGCCTATACACTGGAATTTTTGATGGGCTGGATGGGGGGCACATCCAGGTGGCGTACCATGCCCTGGATGGTCACTTTTTTTGGGATACTGGTAATACCCTTGGGTTTTGTAAGCATATTTTTGGTCATTTCACAACCTTTAACAGTGGGGGCCTGGTGTGCACTTTGCCTATTTACTGCGATTGTGATGCTCCCTATGATCCCGTTACAGGTAGATGAAGTAATTGCAATGGGGCAACATATGGTGCAAAGAAAACAAAAGGGTGATTCATTATGGAAAGTCTTCTGGAAAGGTGGTGATCCAATTACCAACAAAAATGACGAACGTTCCCCTGAATTATTGGAACTGCCCCAACACCCGGGCAAGGTGTTCAAAGCCTCTGTTTGGGGGATGGGTTTCCCCTGGAATTTGGCACTTGTGACTGTTCTGGGCATATGGCTCATGTTCTCCCCAGCCGTATTTGGGGTGGGCATTAAAGCCTCTGCAGCAGATTTAAACCACCTGGGCGGGGCATTGGTAGTGGTGATCGCGGTAGTAGTAATGGCAGAACCGCTTAGAATTGGCCGCTACCTTAATATTTTAATAGGCTTGGCAATCGCCATGCTGCCCTGGTTTATCAAGGATGGAAATTTAGCGCTCACTATAAGCAGCACTCTTACCGGTCTTGCTGTGGTGGGATTGTCATTCCCAAAAGGGGCCATATACCAACAGTATGGGTTATGGGGCAAATATGTAAAATAA
- a CDS encoding PepSY domain-containing protein: MVKRQTALKIRKTHRYLGLFIGIQFLMWTISGLYFSWTDIDEIHGDQFRRETVTLEKFQDLKSPSDVYNAAGITSVELKDIAGIPHYWLNGSKLVNAKTGEERSEISQKEAKIIAKQNMRDDLKVSSVERITEVGDHHEYRGSPLPAYVISYDSPENIRAYVASNNGAFRSVRHRDWRWFDFLWMTHTMDYEGRDDFNNLILRAFSLLGLITVLSGFTLWYTSSPTIRKVFNKKKKKKKNEKKI, translated from the coding sequence ATGGTAAAAAGACAAACCGCTTTAAAAATTAGAAAAACCCATAGATATTTAGGTTTGTTTATTGGAATTCAATTTTTAATGTGGACCATAAGTGGTCTATATTTTAGTTGGACAGATATAGATGAGATACATGGGGATCAATTTCGCAGAGAAACGGTCACCTTGGAAAAATTTCAGGATTTAAAAAGCCCTTCAGATGTCTATAATGCAGCGGGCATCACTTCGGTAGAATTAAAGGATATCGCGGGAATTCCTCATTATTGGTTAAACGGTTCCAAATTAGTAAATGCCAAAACAGGAGAAGAGCGTTCTGAAATATCACAGAAAGAAGCGAAAATCATTGCCAAGCAAAATATGCGTGATGACCTAAAGGTGAGCAGTGTGGAAAGGATAACAGAAGTGGGGGATCACCATGAGTATAGGGGCAGCCCTTTGCCCGCTTATGTGATTTCTTATGATTCTCCAGAGAATATTCGTGCTTACGTTGCCTCTAATAACGGCGCTTTTAGAAGCGTTAGGCATAGGGATTGGAGATGGTTCGATTTTCTGTGGATGACCCATACGATGGATTACGAAGGTAGGGATGATTTTAACAACTTAATATTGCGTGCGTTTTCATTACTGGGGCTCATAACGGTATTAAGCGGATTTACCTTGTGGTATACCTCTTCCCCAACCATTAGAAAGGTTTTCAATAAAAAGAAAAAGAAAAAAAAGAATGAGAAGAAAATTTAG
- a CDS encoding DUF3347 domain-containing protein, with product MKNLKSNLGVLLIAILTFTVTSCRDSKKEEDRDDMEMDHDDMEMEHDGMEMEDSSMNSSDDMAMGQNKAAADAIIVNYLELKNALVADNTNAAASSGKKVVGAFKALDVKNYSKEEQEELNEIIEDAIEHAEHIAESAMDHQREHFEILSKDVVDLIAITGTDKTLYQDFCPMYNDEKGAIWLSEIKEIKNPYYGSKMLTCGSMQKEI from the coding sequence ATGAAAAATTTAAAATCAAATTTAGGAGTATTGCTTATAGCGATTCTAACATTTACAGTAACGTCATGTCGTGATTCTAAAAAAGAAGAAGACCGTGATGATATGGAGATGGATCATGACGATATGGAAATGGAACATGATGGCATGGAGATGGAGGATTCCTCCATGAATTCATCGGATGATATGGCAATGGGTCAAAATAAAGCTGCCGCAGACGCCATCATTGTAAATTATTTGGAATTAAAAAATGCCTTGGTTGCAGATAATACCAATGCAGCCGCATCTTCAGGAAAAAAAGTGGTGGGCGCTTTTAAAGCTTTAGATGTTAAAAACTATTCTAAAGAAGAACAAGAAGAACTAAATGAGATCATAGAGGATGCTATAGAACACGCAGAGCATATTGCAGAAAGTGCAATGGACCATCAAAGGGAGCATTTTGAGATTTTGAGTAAGGATGTGGTAGATCTAATCGCTATTACTGGAACAGATAAAACTTTATATCAAGATTTTTGCCCTATGTATAACGACGAAAAAGGAGCTATTTGGTTGAGTGAAATTAAAGAAATCAAAAACCCTTACTACGGAAGCAAGATGCTTACTTGTGGATCTATGCAAAAGGAGATCTAG
- a CDS encoding helix-turn-helix domain-containing protein, whose protein sequence is MVCDRCILAVREILQRQNIAFNAIVLGTIELQSYMDPHQKEQLQKELEKVGFEIISEKNERIVKQIKAIILQEIFEAERERNQNLSVTLSEKLNFDYSHLSSIFSKTEGKSIQKYQNELKVERIKELLEYDELSISEIASDLGFGSAAYLSTQFKKITGVTPSKYKANNSNKRGFLDIF, encoded by the coding sequence ATGGTTTGCGATCGGTGCATTCTCGCGGTACGTGAAATATTGCAACGTCAAAATATCGCATTTAACGCTATTGTTCTAGGAACCATTGAACTTCAAAGCTATATGGATCCCCATCAAAAAGAGCAGCTTCAGAAGGAACTCGAAAAAGTGGGTTTTGAGATCATTTCAGAAAAAAATGAACGCATCGTTAAACAAATAAAAGCGATCATTCTTCAAGAAATCTTTGAAGCAGAGCGTGAAAGGAATCAGAATTTATCGGTGACCTTAAGTGAAAAATTGAATTTTGATTACAGTCATTTGAGTTCTATATTCTCTAAGACCGAGGGCAAAAGCATTCAGAAATACCAGAATGAACTTAAAGTAGAGCGCATTAAAGAATTATTGGAATATGATGAACTAAGTATCTCTGAGATTGCAAGCGATCTAGGTTTTGGAAGTGCTGCCTATCTTTCTACTCAATTTAAAAAAATAACGGGGGTCACTCCCTCCAAATATAAAGCAAACAACTCCAACAAGAGGGGTTTTTTAGATATATTCTAA
- a CDS encoding nuclear transport factor 2 family protein — protein sequence MKTTTRIFKQFMFLPLSLSLILGVYSCKEETKEVDAEAMQVEKEVVEVDLNEEKNEVEVHMKKYKDALQNLSTEGTMELFSEDSQVFESGGTEGTYKNYNEHHIGPELSHFNSFVFSDYNIDVQVDPPYAFTTETYIYTLDLKPNKEKNRKAQVINKKGVATSVLKKVEGSWKILKTHSSSRDYNPN from the coding sequence ATGAAGACGACAACTCGTATTTTTAAACAATTCATGTTCTTACCCTTATCACTTTCCTTGATTTTAGGGGTTTATAGTTGTAAGGAAGAAACCAAAGAGGTTGATGCTGAAGCAATGCAAGTAGAAAAAGAGGTGGTTGAAGTAGATTTAAATGAGGAAAAGAATGAGGTGGAAGTGCATATGAAGAAGTACAAAGATGCCCTTCAAAACCTTTCTACTGAGGGTACGATGGAGCTATTTTCTGAAGATTCACAGGTTTTTGAATCTGGCGGAACAGAAGGCACATATAAAAATTATAATGAACATCACATAGGGCCAGAACTTAGCCATTTTAATAGTTTTGTTTTTTCAGATTATAATATCGATGTTCAAGTAGACCCCCCGTATGCTTTTACTACAGAAACGTATATTTATACCCTAGATCTAAAACCCAATAAAGAGAAAAATAGAAAGGCACAAGTAATCAATAAAAAAGGAGTGGCGACTTCTGTGCTTAAAAAAGTAGAGGGGTCTTGGAAAATTTTAAAAACCCATTCTTCTTCTCGGGATTACAACCCTAATTAA
- a CDS encoding potassium channel family protein, producing the protein MVLIVLIWVFLLWASFSLLLFSDVDSIINSSTKMAATAWEKIYYAGFIISTLGMGDYIPSRNIWRMVTDMYAFTGLILLTMSVTYFIPVLTAVIEQRKLGLRLKMLGTSPQDIIMKSWNGQDFSRILDEVQDIAGSLIKHSQNHRAYPVIHYFHNCKKNNTIILQMARLFETLYLFKNVVRKDLQPSHYDLYPLEVAFQNYIEVITEVGNMSIENKAPEWPEFNYLVSHNISMEQPPTDHFTIEDAFQYKRRVFLSLVKQDGWEWEDIHT; encoded by the coding sequence ATGGTCTTAATTGTCCTAATTTGGGTATTTCTTTTATGGGCCAGCTTTTCCCTGTTGCTTTTTTCAGATGTTGATTCAATAATTAACAGCAGTACAAAAATGGCGGCCACGGCCTGGGAGAAAATTTATTATGCCGGGTTTATAATTTCTACTTTAGGAATGGGGGATTATATTCCCTCTAGGAACATCTGGAGAATGGTTACCGATATGTATGCTTTTACAGGGCTAATATTGTTAACAATGTCCGTGACGTATTTTATACCTGTTTTAACCGCGGTGATTGAACAAAGAAAATTAGGATTGAGATTGAAAATGCTGGGTACCAGCCCGCAGGATATTATCATGAAAAGCTGGAACGGCCAAGATTTTAGCCGAATATTGGATGAAGTCCAGGATATTGCCGGTTCCCTTATCAAACATTCCCAAAATCACAGGGCATATCCGGTTATCCACTATTTTCATAATTGTAAAAAGAACAATACGATCATTTTGCAAATGGCAAGGTTGTTTGAAACATTGTACCTTTTTAAAAATGTGGTTAGAAAAGATTTACAACCATCGCATTATGATCTATACCCATTAGAAGTCGCCTTTCAAAATTATATTGAAGTGATAACTGAGGTGGGCAATATGAGTATTGAAAATAAAGCGCCTGAATGGCCTGAATTCAATTATTTAGTAAGCCATAATATAAGCATGGAGCAACCGCCTACTGACCATTTTACTATTGAAGATGCTTTTCAATACAAACGACGGGTTTTTTTAAGCCTGGTAAAACAGGATGGCTGGGAATGGGAAGACATTCACACATAA
- a CDS encoding amylo-alpha-1,6-glucosidase produces MVKKELFEKIKELLIENMETGGGKTKPAFHFTKPSPGTYPYQFFWDTCFHVFIFCALEENEMAKSHIRSLFALQREDGFVGHMIYWNRLKPGRWPDFFQSLPTYKNLYKSHMSALIQPPLVAMAIERLIQVSADIHFLREILPCVKKYYQWLADNRDFDGDNLLSIISPFESGMDWKPSYDEVLKFNDGKANKKLFWKVIWVDVRNFLNNYNLKKIRKQNYFQVKDVGFNSIYAQNLRSMSRLCKMLGDPGAKGFNTLAQKVEESILKLMYNEEDAAFYDCYGKDNKQLKVITPTIFYPLGLDGVPQNIVEKVMEIHLFKGEEFQTPYPIPSVAKNEPAFNPTESIYIWRGPTWIVNNWFLYNFFIDNNYRREASQLARCIEGLIEKSGFREYYNPFTGEGYGAKDFTWAGLLLDMLGKEEDK; encoded by the coding sequence ATGGTTAAAAAGGAATTATTTGAAAAGATTAAGGAACTTTTAATCGAAAATATGGAAACAGGCGGTGGTAAAACCAAACCCGCCTTTCATTTTACCAAGCCATCGCCGGGCACGTACCCCTACCAGTTTTTTTGGGATACTTGTTTTCATGTATTTATTTTTTGCGCCCTGGAAGAGAATGAAATGGCAAAAAGCCATATTAGAAGCCTTTTTGCCCTACAAAGGGAAGATGGCTTTGTTGGGCATATGATATATTGGAACAGGTTAAAGCCCGGCAGGTGGCCAGATTTTTTTCAGTCCCTGCCCACTTATAAAAACCTGTATAAAAGCCATATGAGCGCTTTGATCCAGCCTCCACTGGTGGCTATGGCCATCGAGCGCCTTATACAAGTATCCGCGGATATCCATTTTCTAAGGGAAATATTGCCCTGCGTAAAAAAATATTACCAGTGGCTGGCCGATAACAGGGATTTTGATGGGGATAACTTGTTAAGTATTATTTCACCCTTTGAGTCGGGGATGGATTGGAAACCCTCCTACGATGAAGTTTTAAAATTTAATGATGGAAAGGCCAACAAAAAACTGTTCTGGAAAGTGATATGGGTGGATGTTCGAAATTTTTTGAATAATTATAACCTGAAAAAGATCCGCAAGCAAAATTATTTTCAGGTAAAAGATGTAGGTTTTAACAGTATATACGCCCAAAATTTAAGATCAATGTCCCGACTGTGTAAAATGCTTGGGGATCCCGGAGCAAAAGGATTCAATACCCTGGCCCAAAAAGTGGAGGAAAGTATTTTAAAGTTAATGTACAACGAAGAAGATGCCGCTTTTTACGATTGCTACGGAAAAGACAATAAACAATTAAAAGTTATTACCCCTACCATATTTTATCCCCTCGGTCTGGATGGGGTGCCGCAAAATATAGTTGAAAAGGTGATGGAGATACATCTTTTTAAAGGTGAGGAATTTCAAACCCCGTACCCTATCCCATCGGTTGCAAAAAATGAGCCCGCTTTTAATCCTACAGAATCTATCTATATATGGCGGGGGCCTACCTGGATTGTCAATAATTGGTTTTTATATAATTTTTTTATAGATAACAACTACCGGAGAGAAGCAAGCCAATTGGCCAGGTGTATAGAGGGCCTTATTGAAAAAAGCGGTTTTAGGGAATATTATAATCCGTTTACCGGGGAAGGTTACGGGGCTAAAGATTTTACCTGGGCGGGGCTTTTGTTAGATATGTTGGGCAAAGAAGAAGATAAATAA
- a CDS encoding heme-binding domain-containing protein, which translates to MKILKIIAIIALVALVGIQFIPTNRNQSDIVPITDFISTYDPPKEVANILRTSCYDCHSNNTAYPWYNKIQPVALFLEDHIEHGKEEFNFSEFGDYSDRRKKSKLKSFIRQVEQNEMPLASYTLIHQEAKISNTEKELVLNWVNKVLDSI; encoded by the coding sequence ATCAAAATTTTAAAAATAATAGCAATAATTGCTTTGGTTGCACTGGTGGGAATTCAATTTATTCCAACAAATCGTAACCAAAGCGATATTGTACCCATTACAGATTTTATAAGCACTTATGATCCTCCAAAGGAAGTAGCCAATATTTTAAGGACTTCCTGTTATGATTGCCATAGCAATAACACAGCGTACCCGTGGTACAATAAGATACAACCTGTAGCCCTATTTTTAGAAGATCATATCGAGCATGGTAAAGAAGAATTTAATTTCAGCGAATTTGGCGATTATTCAGATAGGCGTAAAAAGAGCAAATTGAAATCCTTTATTAGACAGGTAGAACAAAATGAAATGCCTTTGGCTTCTTATACCTTAATTCATCAAGAAGCTAAAATTTCAAACACCGAAAAAGAATTAGTGCTAAACTGGGTAAATAAAGTACTAGACAGCATTTAG
- a CDS encoding DUF2231 domain-containing protein produces MLKQIGLLLVFLCFVNPINAQDGHEHGDNEMSHTELSEVQDPPEESQMDGDLINREEVAIGDFPSLHPLVVHFPIVLLLLAAVFQLFQLFIRKRNLDWVVLFCIGFGFIGAYVAGTFVHPDTKGLSDIAQKILDNHDTVANWTIWTSAIAAVLKTLSLFVIKQNKIFEILILVVMGIAVFSVSKAGHYGSQLVHIQNVGPQGKYLGEDGAHSH; encoded by the coding sequence ATGTTAAAACAAATTGGTTTATTATTGGTGTTCCTGTGTTTTGTAAATCCCATAAATGCCCAAGATGGGCATGAACATGGGGATAACGAGATGTCTCATACTGAATTAAGTGAAGTTCAAGACCCCCCAGAGGAATCTCAAATGGATGGAGACTTAATAAATAGGGAAGAAGTCGCTATCGGTGATTTCCCTTCTTTACATCCTTTAGTAGTCCATTTTCCAATTGTCTTACTTTTATTAGCTGCTGTATTCCAATTGTTTCAGCTATTTATAAGGAAGCGAAATTTAGATTGGGTTGTTTTATTTTGCATTGGTTTTGGATTTATAGGAGCTTATGTCGCGGGTACTTTTGTACATCCAGATACAAAAGGCTTAAGCGATATTGCGCAAAAAATCTTGGATAACCACGACACTGTTGCAAACTGGACCATTTGGACAAGCGCGATAGCAGCAGTTTTAAAAACATTAAGCCTATTTGTTATTAAACAAAATAAAATATTTGAGATCTTAATTTTGGTAGTAATGGGAATTGCTGTATTTTCAGTGTCCAAAGCAGGACATTATGGGTCTCAATTAGTGCATATCCAAAATGTGGGACCACAAGGGAAATATTTAGGAGAAGACGGGGCTCATTCCCATTAA
- a CDS encoding DUF3347 domain-containing protein encodes MRRKFRNHFMLAALVAGFGFYSCIDNKDKKEETTIVVMDEEMNSEGSLGTVEASEQEEIINVQFKETSTQDIFEHYIGIKQALVASNNAEAQKHASMLLESLTEAKAGQSLVGATKQLAEAKDINKQREAFSKVTKGMETVLKGAISSGGIYKQFCPMAFEGKGDYWYATSVEIRNPYFGDKMLKCGRVEEVIN; translated from the coding sequence ATGAGAAGAAAATTTAGAAATCATTTTATGCTTGCTGCATTGGTAGCGGGTTTTGGATTTTATTCTTGTATAGATAACAAGGATAAAAAAGAAGAAACCACAATCGTTGTCATGGATGAAGAAATGAATTCTGAAGGATCTTTAGGAACCGTAGAGGCATCTGAACAGGAGGAAATTATAAATGTACAGTTCAAGGAAACCAGCACCCAAGATATTTTCGAACATTATATCGGAATAAAACAAGCACTGGTTGCTTCAAATAATGCCGAAGCTCAAAAACATGCCAGTATGTTATTGGAAAGTTTAACCGAGGCTAAAGCAGGGCAATCCTTGGTGGGTGCCACCAAACAGTTGGCAGAAGCTAAAGATATCAACAAGCAAAGAGAGGCTTTTTCTAAAGTAACAAAAGGTATGGAAACTGTTTTAAAGGGAGCTATATCTTCAGGCGGGATCTACAAGCAATTTTGCCCAATGGCATTTGAAGGAAAAGGAGATTATTGGTACGCTACTTCTGTGGAAATAAGAAACCCATATTTTGGTGACAAAATGCTAAAATGCGGCAGGGTAGAGGAAGTGATTAATTAG
- a CDS encoding IS4 family transposase, producing MRRGFTGLGDKRLVYRGNKILSDLFSKSVHSIRQLSRNESDAKAVYRFLQNDRVSEGDIVENLVHNCQMACAGKFVVCIQDTTEVNLSSHGNRINKDGFVGTTNAKNSQGLGFFIHPSLVLDAVSGTPYGYSDIKIWNRPLEFASKHERQYGKLPIEEKESYKWIEVSKNTQASLRGVVAGMVIVQDREGDIYEQFATIPDAQTDLLIRARTDRTLADGSKLFSCLADQPYQGSYEVQVDACAKTRRKKRIAKIEIRYKEVELKRTRAASKAVAPSIKLYLVEAKEANRTGPDRVCWRLLTSLPIETLEMAEMCVEWYKWRWTIEEVFKILKKEGYNIEASELEYGSSVRKLSLLIMEVIIKLFLMRLAYAVPEGEMSADSCFTEEEQTFLEHQIIRLEGRTEKQKNPYKEKGLKRYVWAIARLGGWKGYESKRHPGITTLWIGLKYFKAAMEGWTIHKDVSTR from the coding sequence ATGAGAAGGGGGTTCACAGGCTTAGGGGATAAACGGTTGGTTTATCGGGGCAACAAGATTTTATCGGACCTGTTCAGCAAGAGCGTCCATTCGATCCGTCAGCTCAGCAGGAACGAATCAGACGCAAAGGCCGTTTACCGTTTTTTGCAGAACGATAGGGTCAGTGAAGGAGATATAGTAGAGAACTTGGTACATAATTGCCAGATGGCTTGTGCGGGCAAATTTGTTGTCTGTATCCAAGATACCACGGAGGTCAACCTAAGCAGCCATGGTAATAGGATCAATAAAGATGGCTTTGTGGGCACGACCAATGCGAAGAATTCCCAGGGACTGGGGTTCTTCATCCACCCAAGTTTGGTCTTGGATGCCGTGAGCGGCACCCCCTACGGCTATTCTGATATAAAGATCTGGAACAGGCCCTTGGAGTTCGCATCAAAGCATGAAAGACAGTACGGCAAGCTGCCCATAGAAGAAAAAGAGTCCTATAAGTGGATAGAAGTTTCCAAAAACACACAGGCCTCGCTAAGGGGCGTGGTAGCGGGAATGGTGATCGTACAAGATAGGGAAGGCGATATCTACGAACAGTTTGCAACCATACCAGATGCACAAACAGATCTATTGATAAGGGCCCGTACGGATAGGACCTTGGCGGATGGGTCAAAATTGTTTAGCTGCCTGGCGGACCAACCCTATCAAGGATCCTATGAGGTACAGGTGGATGCCTGTGCAAAGACCAGAAGAAAAAAAAGGATTGCAAAAATTGAAATCAGATATAAAGAGGTGGAACTTAAAAGGACCAGGGCGGCAAGCAAAGCAGTGGCACCCAGCATAAAACTATACCTGGTAGAGGCCAAAGAGGCGAACCGTACCGGGCCGGACAGGGTGTGCTGGAGGTTGTTGACAAGCCTGCCCATAGAGACTCTGGAAATGGCAGAAATGTGCGTGGAATGGTATAAGTGGAGGTGGACCATAGAAGAGGTGTTCAAGATATTAAAAAAAGAGGGCTACAATATCGAGGCGTCAGAGCTGGAGTATGGGTCATCGGTAAGAAAACTGAGCTTGTTGATAATGGAGGTCATCATCAAACTGTTCTTGATGCGGCTGGCGTATGCGGTACCAGAAGGAGAGATGAGCGCCGATAGCTGTTTCACGGAAGAAGAACAAACGTTTTTAGAGCACCAGATAATAAGACTGGAAGGTAGGACAGAGAAACAAAAAAACCCGTATAAGGAAAAAGGGCTAAAGAGATATGTTTGGGCGATAGCAAGACTTGGCGGATGGAAAGGCTATGAAAGCAAAAGGCATCCGGGCATAACGACCCTATGGATAGGATTGAAATATTTTAAGGCTGCCATGGAAGGGTGGACCATTCATAAAGATGTGTCCACACGATAG